From one Simplicispira suum genomic stretch:
- a CDS encoding outer membrane protein assembly factor BamE: MSAPAHRSARLGSLLCLGALLAGCSAFNGASTSIANMVHPYRVEVVQGNFVSREQVQALQPGMGRQQVREILGTPLLTSLFHDDRWDYVFTLKRPGLEAQTRKLTVFFKGDVLERHEGDEMPTESEFVASLQSRKGKGKVPTLEATEQQLARYPVQTPDRKAVETDGLAQSVPARTYPPLEPTTR, translated from the coding sequence ATGTCCGCCCCAGCCCATCGCAGTGCCCGCCTGGGCTCTCTCCTGTGCTTAGGCGCCCTGCTTGCAGGGTGCAGCGCCTTTAACGGTGCCAGCACATCGATCGCCAACATGGTCCACCCGTACCGCGTCGAGGTGGTGCAGGGCAATTTCGTTTCGCGTGAGCAGGTGCAGGCGCTGCAGCCCGGCATGGGGCGCCAGCAGGTGCGGGAAATCCTCGGAACCCCCTTGCTCACCAGCCTGTTTCATGATGACCGCTGGGACTATGTCTTCACGCTCAAACGCCCTGGTCTCGAAGCGCAGACGCGCAAGCTGACGGTGTTTTTCAAGGGCGACGTGCTGGAGCGCCATGAGGGCGACGAGATGCCCACCGAGAGCGAATTCGTCGCCTCGTTGCAATCGCGCAAGGGCAAAGGCAAGGTACCGACGCTCGAAGCCACCGAACAGCAATTGGCGCGCTATCCCGTACAAACCCCGGACCGCAAGGCTGTCGAGACGGATGGGCTGGCGCAGAGTGTGCCTGCTCGCACTTACCCGCCGCTCGAACCCACGACGCGCTGA
- the fur gene encoding ferric iron uptake transcriptional regulator — protein MTNIDELKSTGLKATLPRLKILEVFQKGAQRHMTAEDVFRVLLEDRSDIGLATVYRVLTQFEQAGILLRSNFESGKAIYELNEGQHHDHFVCTTCGKVEEFYDPEIEKRQQIVAKAKGWVVEDHSMALYGLCASCARARAAANKS, from the coding sequence ATGACCAACATTGATGAGCTCAAGAGCACCGGGCTCAAAGCCACGCTGCCCCGGCTGAAGATTCTCGAAGTCTTTCAGAAGGGCGCGCAGCGACACATGACGGCAGAGGATGTGTTCCGCGTGCTGCTGGAAGACCGCTCTGATATTGGCCTGGCCACCGTGTACCGGGTGCTGACGCAATTCGAGCAAGCCGGCATCCTGCTGCGCAGCAATTTCGAAAGTGGCAAGGCCATCTACGAACTCAACGAAGGCCAGCACCACGATCACTTTGTCTGTACCACCTGCGGCAAGGTGGAAGAGTTCTACGACCCCGAGATCGAGAAGCGCCAGCAGATCGTGGCCAAGGCCAAGGGCTGGGTGGTGGAAGACCACTCGATGGCCCTCTATGGCCTGTGCGCCAGTTGCGCGCGTGCACGCGCAGCAGCAAACAAGTCCTAA
- the hpf gene encoding ribosome hibernation-promoting factor, HPF/YfiA family, with product MNLTISGHHLEITPALRSYVTNKLDRITRHFDQVVDVKVLMSVEKQKEKERRQRAECTIRVKGNDLFAESAHEDLYAAVDDLVDKLDRQVVRHKDRLQDHHFAARRREQPAQMSA from the coding sequence ATGAATTTGACAATCAGCGGTCACCACCTCGAAATCACGCCCGCATTGCGCAGCTATGTCACCAACAAGCTCGATCGCATCACGCGGCACTTTGACCAGGTGGTGGACGTCAAGGTGTTGATGTCGGTCGAAAAACAAAAGGAGAAGGAAAGACGACAGCGCGCGGAATGCACCATCCGCGTCAAGGGCAATGATTTGTTTGCAGAGAGCGCACACGAAGATCTGTATGCGGCGGTGGATGACTTGGTAGACAAGCTCGATCGCCAGGTCGTGCGCCACAAGGACCGTTTGCAAGACCACCATTTCGCCGCGCGTCGGCGCGAGCAGCCGGCGCAGATGTCGGCTTGA
- a CDS encoding 5-(carboxyamino)imidazole ribonucleotide synthase, with protein MLPILPGATLGVLGGGQLGRMFVHAAQAMGYFTAVLDPDPASPAGRVSHHHIQSAYDDPDGLRQLAGLCAAVTTEFENVPAVALAALAGQCTVSPAARAVAVAQNRAEEKAHFTACGVPCAPYTVIETPEQLASADPSLFPGILKTSRMGYDGKGQARVQTPAELTTAWDAMGRAPCVLEQRLHLALECSVIVARGADGACVHLPLQRNLHRDGILAVTEVYEENMPLALMQQALAAAKSIADELQYIGVLCVEFFVLEDGRLVVNEIAPRPHNSGHYSVDACDVSQFELQVRTLAGLPLTPPHQHSAAIMLNLLGDLWFAGGETQQEPAWTQVLALPGTHLHLYGKEQARHGRKMGHLNVTAASAAAAHSTALQAAALLGLPAF; from the coding sequence ATGCTCCCCATCCTGCCTGGCGCCACGCTGGGCGTGCTGGGCGGCGGCCAGCTGGGCCGCATGTTCGTGCACGCGGCGCAGGCCATGGGCTACTTCACTGCCGTGCTCGACCCGGACCCGGCCAGCCCGGCGGGGCGCGTCAGCCACCACCACATCCAGAGCGCCTACGACGACCCCGACGGCCTGCGCCAACTGGCGGGCCTGTGCGCCGCCGTCACCACCGAGTTTGAAAACGTGCCCGCTGTGGCGCTGGCGGCGCTGGCCGGCCAGTGCACCGTCTCGCCCGCAGCCCGCGCCGTGGCCGTGGCGCAGAACCGGGCCGAGGAGAAGGCCCATTTCACCGCCTGCGGCGTGCCCTGCGCGCCGTACACGGTGATCGAGACGCCCGAGCAACTGGCCAGCGCCGACCCGTCGCTTTTTCCGGGCATCCTGAAAACCTCCCGCATGGGCTACGACGGCAAGGGCCAGGCTCGCGTGCAGACGCCCGCCGAACTGACCACCGCCTGGGACGCCATGGGCCGCGCTCCCTGCGTGCTGGAACAGCGGCTGCACCTGGCGCTGGAATGCTCGGTGATCGTCGCGCGCGGCGCGGATGGGGCCTGTGTGCACCTGCCACTGCAGCGCAATCTGCACCGGGACGGGATTCTGGCGGTGACCGAAGTTTATGAAGAAAATATGCCTCTAGCGCTTATGCAGCAAGCGCTGGCAGCTGCAAAATCAATAGCGGACGAATTGCAGTACATCGGCGTGCTGTGCGTCGAATTCTTTGTTCTGGAGGACGGACGCCTCGTTGTGAACGAAATCGCCCCACGCCCGCACAACAGCGGCCACTACAGCGTGGACGCCTGCGACGTTTCGCAGTTCGAGCTGCAGGTACGCACGCTCGCTGGTTTGCCGCTGACGCCGCCGCACCAGCACAGCGCAGCCATCATGCTCAACCTGCTGGGAGACTTGTGGTTTGCAGGCGGCGAGACGCAGCAGGAGCCTGCGTGGACGCAGGTGCTGGCCTTGCCAGGGACGCATTTGCACCTCTATGGCAAAGAGCAGGCGCGCCACGGCCGCAAAATGGGGCACCTGAATGTGACAGCGGCCAGTGCGGCTGCAGCGCACAGCACGGCGTTGCAGGCGGCGGCGCTCCTTGGGCTGCCGGCTTTCTGA
- a CDS encoding OmpW/AlkL family protein: protein MKNTNQWRWVAGALLLAAAPLAQSQSAGSLLVRGGFTQISPDVSSGNLTAPSFANTKVDVRSDTQLSGGITYMLTDHWAVDVPLALPFKHDTVGAGAIAGVGKIGEVKSLPVTVFAQYRFLEPQAKIRPYVGLGLTYAKFYKERGTAALNGLTGGTPANPTLLSAESKLGLTPQVGVSIALNDRWFVDLAYYKTFVKTRNTLSTGQHIDIKLNPDVFAIGVGYRF from the coding sequence ATGAAAAACACAAACCAATGGCGCTGGGTGGCAGGCGCGCTGCTGCTGGCAGCCGCACCGCTGGCGCAGTCCCAAAGCGCAGGCAGCCTGCTGGTACGCGGGGGCTTTACGCAGATTTCGCCAGACGTCAGCAGCGGCAACCTCACGGCGCCCAGCTTTGCCAATACCAAGGTGGACGTGCGCTCGGATACCCAGCTTTCGGGCGGCATCACCTACATGTTGACCGACCACTGGGCGGTGGACGTACCGCTTGCCTTGCCGTTCAAGCACGACACGGTGGGTGCTGGTGCGATTGCAGGCGTGGGCAAGATCGGTGAGGTCAAGTCCCTGCCGGTCACCGTCTTTGCGCAGTACCGTTTCCTGGAGCCCCAAGCCAAGATTCGCCCGTACGTGGGCTTGGGCCTGACCTACGCAAAGTTCTACAAAGAGCGTGGCACGGCAGCGCTGAACGGCCTGACGGGCGGGACACCTGCCAACCCGACGTTGCTGAGCGCAGAATCCAAATTGGGACTGACGCCGCAGGTAGGCGTCAGCATTGCGCTGAATGACCGCTGGTTTGTTGACCTGGCCTATTACAAGACCTTCGTGAAGACGCGCAACACACTGTCGACTGGTCAGCACATCGACATCAAGCTCAACCCGGATGTCTTTGCGATCGGCGTAGGCTACCGCTTCTAA
- a CDS encoding PTS sugar transporter subunit IIA, producing the protein MNRLASILPSAQVLVSVDATSKKRAFEEAGLLFETLHGLSRALITDSLFARERLGSTGLGHGVAIPHGRIKGLKSPMAAVFQLERPIGFDAPDELPVSLLIFLLVPEAATQKHLEILSEIAELLSDAPLRERIKASTDAAELHGLIASWQSTQAA; encoded by the coding sequence ATGAATCGCCTCGCTTCCATCCTGCCCTCAGCCCAAGTGCTGGTGAGCGTTGACGCCACCAGCAAAAAACGTGCTTTCGAAGAAGCGGGCCTGCTATTTGAAACCCTGCACGGGCTCTCCCGCGCCCTGATCACCGACAGCCTGTTTGCCCGTGAACGCCTGGGCTCCACCGGTCTGGGCCACGGCGTTGCCATTCCGCACGGGCGGATCAAAGGCCTCAAGTCGCCGATGGCCGCGGTGTTCCAGCTGGAACGCCCCATTGGCTTTGATGCCCCCGACGAACTTCCCGTCAGCTTGCTGATTTTTCTGCTGGTGCCCGAGGCTGCTACGCAGAAACACCTGGAAATCCTCTCGGAAATTGCCGAGCTCCTGAGCGATGCCCCTCTGCGCGAGCGCATCAAGGCCAGCACCGACGCCGCCGAACTGCACGGGCTGATCGCCAGCTGGCAGTCCACGCAGGCCGCCTGA
- a CDS encoding L-threonylcarbamoyladenylate synthase — protein sequence MILDGKLPDSIVQAAQALRSGALVGLPTETVYGLAADADSDGAVAQVFATKGRPSDHPLIVHVASADALQHFAREVPDFAQALVNAFWPGPLTVILPRRAEVAAAAAGGQDSIGLRCPAHPVAQALLAACAAPSAGERAIAGLAAPSANRFGRVSPTTAQHVLDELGNELLVLDGGACAVGIESTIVDCTRGAPVLLRPGAISRAQIEAVCARPLLSRDDLPAKAPRASGTLESHYAPQATVRLMDARALQAGLDILGADAAHLAVYARAPLRSASSRVLIRRMPDDAEATAQQLFAALRGFDDAGVRLIWVEVPPNTPEWEGVRDRLQRAAA from the coding sequence ATGATCCTCGACGGCAAGCTCCCCGATTCCATCGTCCAGGCCGCGCAAGCGCTGCGCAGCGGCGCCCTGGTGGGCCTGCCCACCGAAACCGTCTACGGGCTGGCCGCCGACGCGGACAGCGATGGCGCCGTGGCGCAGGTGTTTGCCACCAAGGGACGGCCGAGCGATCACCCGCTGATCGTGCACGTGGCAAGCGCCGACGCGCTCCAGCACTTCGCCCGCGAGGTGCCGGATTTCGCTCAAGCGCTGGTCAATGCTTTCTGGCCCGGCCCGCTCACCGTGATCCTGCCGCGCCGCGCTGAAGTGGCCGCAGCCGCCGCCGGCGGCCAGGACAGCATCGGCCTGCGCTGCCCGGCGCACCCCGTGGCCCAGGCCTTGCTGGCCGCCTGCGCCGCGCCCTCTGCAGGCGAGCGCGCCATCGCCGGCCTGGCTGCGCCCAGCGCCAACCGCTTTGGCAGGGTCAGCCCCACCACGGCCCAGCACGTGCTGGACGAACTGGGCAACGAGCTGCTGGTGCTCGACGGCGGCGCCTGCGCCGTGGGCATTGAATCGACCATCGTCGATTGCACGCGCGGCGCCCCGGTGCTGCTGCGCCCGGGCGCCATCAGCCGCGCGCAAATCGAGGCGGTTTGCGCTCGCCCATTGCTGTCCAGAGACGATCTGCCTGCCAAGGCGCCGCGTGCGTCGGGCACGCTGGAATCGCACTACGCGCCGCAGGCGACGGTGCGCCTGATGGACGCGCGCGCGCTGCAAGCGGGCCTCGACATCCTGGGCGCGGACGCGGCCCACCTGGCGGTGTATGCCCGAGCCCCCCTGCGCAGCGCGTCGTCCCGCGTGCTGATCCGCCGCATGCCCGACGACGCCGAGGCCACCGCACAGCAGCTCTTTGCTGCGCTGCGCGGCTTCGATGATGCGGGCGTGCGCCTGATCTGGGTGGAGGTACCGCCCAACACGCCGGAATGGGAAGGCGTGCGCGACCGTCTGCAGCGCGCGGCGGCGTGA
- a CDS encoding phosphoribosylaminoimidazolesuccinocarboxamide synthase, whose amino-acid sequence MTAIASPALHTSTLASLPLLARGKVRDNYAVGDDRILMVASDRLSAFDVIMGEPIPGKGELLTQMALFWFDKLGHICPNHLTGQTPESVVSADEVAQVRGRSMLVQRLKPLPVEAVVRGYLAGSGWKEYQATQSVCGVALPAGLTNAARLPSPIYTPAAKAAAGEHDENIRFERTVEMIGAEHAGRIRDISMALYQAAAAIALEKGMIIADTKFEFGLAPDGTLVLMDEVLTPDSSRYWPVEGYEAALAAGENPPSYDKQFVRDWLEQAQVGGKPWDKTPPAPRLPQAVIDNTAAKYREALERLTGRNI is encoded by the coding sequence ATGACTGCCATCGCCAGCCCTGCCCTGCACACCTCCACGCTCGCTTCGTTGCCCTTGCTGGCGCGCGGCAAGGTGCGTGACAACTATGCCGTCGGCGACGACCGCATCCTGATGGTGGCCAGCGACCGCCTCTCAGCCTTTGACGTGATCATGGGCGAGCCCATTCCCGGCAAGGGCGAGCTGCTGACGCAGATGGCATTGTTCTGGTTCGACAAGCTCGGCCACATTTGCCCCAACCACTTGACGGGTCAAACGCCCGAGAGCGTGGTGAGCGCAGACGAAGTGGCCCAGGTACGTGGCCGATCCATGCTGGTGCAGCGCCTGAAACCGCTGCCCGTGGAGGCTGTGGTGCGCGGGTATCTGGCCGGCAGCGGTTGGAAGGAATACCAGGCGACGCAATCAGTCTGTGGCGTCGCCCTGCCCGCCGGCCTGACCAACGCCGCGCGCCTGCCGTCCCCGATCTACACACCGGCGGCCAAGGCGGCGGCGGGCGAGCACGACGAGAACATCCGCTTTGAGCGTACCGTGGAGATGATTGGCGCCGAGCACGCAGGGCGCATCCGCGATATCAGCATGGCGCTGTACCAGGCGGCGGCAGCCATCGCGCTGGAGAAGGGCATGATCATTGCCGACACCAAGTTCGAATTCGGCCTCGCTCCCGACGGCACGCTGGTGCTGATGGACGAGGTGCTCACACCCGACAGCTCACGCTACTGGCCGGTGGAAGGCTACGAGGCCGCGCTGGCCGCTGGCGAGAATCCGCCCAGCTACGACAAGCAGTTTGTGCGCGACTGGCTGGAGCAGGCGCAGGTGGGCGGCAAGCCCTGGGACAAAACCCCGCCCGCGCCGCGCCTGCCGCAGGCCGTGATTGACAACACCGCCGCCAAATACCGGGAAGCGCTGGAACGTCTGACCGGTCGAAATATCTGA
- the hprK gene encoding HPr(Ser) kinase/phosphatase: MKPNVVSADVLFEAFRAHLKWEWVAGLGASERRFDEVAVRSARSGADLVGYLNYIHPYRAQILGERELNYLSNATPEDATRRIARIVTLEPPVLVLADGQVAPEALLSMCERAQIPMFATRESSAFVIDVLRAYLSKHFADRLTMHGVFMDILGLGVMITGESGLGKSELGLELISRGQGLVADDAVDLFRINQTTIEGKCPDLLQNLLEVRGIGLLDIRAIFGETAVRRKMRLKLIVHLVRKETLERDYERLPYEPLTQDVLGVPILKVVIQVVAGRNIAVLVEAAVRNTILQLRGIDTYQEFVERHRRAMDQGNGA, translated from the coding sequence GTGAAACCCAATGTTGTCAGCGCCGATGTCCTCTTCGAAGCCTTTCGAGCGCACCTGAAGTGGGAGTGGGTGGCTGGCCTGGGGGCCTCAGAGAGGCGTTTTGATGAAGTGGCGGTGCGCTCCGCGCGCTCGGGCGCGGACTTGGTCGGCTACCTCAACTACATCCACCCGTACCGCGCGCAGATTCTGGGTGAGCGTGAACTCAACTACCTGAGCAACGCAACGCCGGAAGACGCTACGCGGCGCATTGCACGCATCGTCACGCTGGAACCTCCCGTGTTGGTGCTCGCCGACGGCCAAGTGGCGCCCGAAGCGCTGCTGTCCATGTGCGAGCGTGCGCAGATTCCGATGTTTGCCACACGCGAGTCGTCGGCCTTCGTGATCGATGTGCTGCGCGCGTATTTGTCCAAGCATTTCGCTGATCGTCTCACCATGCACGGCGTGTTCATGGACATTCTGGGCCTGGGCGTAATGATCACCGGCGAGTCGGGCCTGGGAAAAAGCGAGCTGGGGCTTGAGCTGATCTCGCGCGGGCAGGGTTTGGTGGCCGACGATGCGGTCGATCTTTTCCGCATCAACCAGACCACCATCGAAGGCAAATGCCCGGATCTGCTGCAGAACCTGCTGGAAGTGCGCGGTATTGGCCTGCTCGACATTCGCGCCATCTTTGGCGAGACGGCGGTTCGGCGCAAGATGCGGCTCAAGCTCATCGTGCACCTGGTGCGCAAGGAGACGCTGGAGCGTGACTATGAGCGCCTGCCGTACGAGCCACTGACGCAGGACGTACTTGGCGTGCCGATTCTCAAGGTGGTGATTCAGGTCGTGGCCGGGCGCAACATTGCCGTGCTGGTCGAAGCTGCGGTGCGCAATACCATTCTGCAGTTGCGCGGCATCGATACGTACCAGGAATTCGTTGAACGCCACCGCCGCGCGATGGACCAGGGCAACGGAGCTTAG
- a CDS encoding MotA/TolQ/ExbB proton channel family protein, with amino-acid sequence MNFVHWWRSGDAVTQTAALVLLLMSVASWVIMLWKTRLLSRASADLARSLAAFWQAPDWPQAHAAVAAFDRESLVLPLVVAADMARARPEIRTGGTALQEPALAHATRLLRGALNAGTARLQYGQVVLATVGATAPFVGLLGTVWGIYHALAAMAGAGQISVERLAGPVGEALIMTAAGLAVAIPAVLGYNVLGRTVGRLEGELEGFAHDLRELCASAPEA; translated from the coding sequence ATGAACTTCGTGCATTGGTGGCGCAGCGGCGACGCCGTGACCCAGACGGCAGCGCTGGTGCTGCTCCTCATGTCCGTCGCGAGCTGGGTCATCATGCTATGGAAAACGCGCCTGCTGAGCCGGGCCAGCGCCGACCTGGCCCGCAGCCTGGCCGCCTTTTGGCAAGCCCCCGACTGGCCGCAGGCCCATGCGGCCGTAGCAGCGTTCGATCGCGAATCGCTGGTGCTGCCTTTGGTGGTGGCGGCTGACATGGCACGGGCACGCCCTGAGATCCGCACAGGCGGCACTGCGCTGCAGGAACCTGCGCTGGCCCATGCCACGCGATTGCTGCGCGGCGCGCTGAACGCCGGTACCGCGCGCCTTCAATATGGCCAAGTGGTGCTGGCCACCGTGGGTGCCACTGCGCCTTTTGTCGGATTGCTCGGCACGGTCTGGGGCATCTACCACGCGCTCGCCGCCATGGCTGGAGCGGGACAGATCAGCGTTGAGCGCTTGGCCGGTCCGGTGGGTGAAGCATTGATCATGACCGCTGCCGGGCTCGCCGTCGCGATTCCTGCGGTGCTGGGCTACAACGTTCTGGGCCGCACCGTTGGGCGGCTCGAGGGCGAACTGGAAGGTTTTGCGCACGATTTGCGTGAACTCTGCGCCAGCGCGCCCGAGGCCTGA
- a CDS encoding SGNH/GDSL hydrolase family protein: MAKHWMRRSVLAAACAAAALLTACGSSTTESAITPDRFVAFGDAYSDVGQKGTRYTVNDGSINNWTLQVADRYGKTLTSASAGGLSYAQGNARLAATPDAAGDASTPTIAAQVDAFLAKGSFAANDLILINGGISDLIVGLAAVQAGSQTADAFVANSRANGKLLAAQVKRLVDAGAPHVLVSGIFDLGMTPWAKAVDRESLLSQASSAFNQGLLVDINDLGAHVLYIDAAYFVNLYKAAPGVYSFTNTTDPVCTSVDAGAGIGIGAGQVNSALCTPATLVAGANASSYVFADSVYLSPSAHRQLGNYAYDRLRARW; the protein is encoded by the coding sequence ATGGCAAAACACTGGATGCGCCGCAGCGTCCTCGCAGCCGCCTGTGCCGCAGCAGCCTTGCTGACGGCTTGCGGATCGAGCACCACCGAATCGGCCATCACACCCGATCGTTTCGTTGCCTTTGGCGACGCCTACAGCGACGTTGGCCAAAAAGGTACGCGCTACACCGTCAACGACGGCAGCATCAACAACTGGACGCTTCAAGTGGCCGACCGCTACGGCAAGACGCTGACAAGCGCTTCCGCCGGCGGTCTGAGCTATGCGCAGGGCAATGCTCGCCTTGCGGCGACACCCGATGCGGCAGGCGACGCGTCCACGCCGACGATTGCGGCCCAGGTCGATGCATTTCTGGCCAAGGGCAGCTTTGCAGCCAATGACCTGATTCTGATCAACGGCGGTATCAGCGATCTGATCGTCGGCCTCGCTGCGGTGCAGGCAGGCAGCCAGACGGCCGATGCCTTCGTCGCCAACTCCCGCGCCAACGGCAAGCTCCTGGCCGCGCAGGTCAAGCGCCTGGTGGATGCAGGCGCACCGCATGTACTGGTATCGGGTATTTTTGATCTGGGAATGACGCCCTGGGCCAAGGCCGTCGACCGCGAAAGCCTGCTCAGCCAGGCCAGCAGCGCCTTCAATCAAGGGCTGCTGGTCGACATCAACGATCTGGGTGCCCACGTTCTGTACATCGACGCGGCCTACTTCGTGAATCTCTACAAAGCGGCTCCAGGGGTGTATTCATTCACGAACACTACGGACCCTGTCTGCACCTCCGTCGACGCAGGCGCTGGCATCGGCATTGGGGCGGGCCAGGTCAATTCGGCGTTGTGCACACCAGCCACCCTGGTGGCAGGTGCCAATGCCAGCAGCTACGTGTTTGCGGACTCGGTTTACCTGAGCCCGTCGGCCCACAGACAGCTGGGCAACTACGCCTACGACCGCTTGCGCGCCCGCTGGTAA
- the purE gene encoding 5-(carboxyamino)imidazole ribonucleotide mutase, translated as MTSLQIGVVMGSSSDWDTMQHAVEILSQFGIAYEAQVVSAHRMPDDMFAYAEAAAGRGLQAIIAGAGGAAHLPGMLAAKTPVPVLGVPVPSRHLQGVDSLHSIVQMPKGVPVATFAIGAAGAANAALFAVAMLANHNPALREQLRVFRKAQTEAARAMRLPPE; from the coding sequence ATGACAAGCCTTCAGATCGGCGTCGTCATGGGTTCCAGCAGCGACTGGGACACCATGCAACATGCAGTCGAGATTCTCAGTCAATTCGGGATCGCCTACGAGGCGCAGGTGGTTTCAGCCCACCGCATGCCCGACGACATGTTCGCCTACGCCGAGGCCGCAGCCGGGCGCGGCCTGCAAGCCATCATTGCCGGCGCGGGCGGTGCGGCGCACCTGCCGGGCATGCTGGCCGCCAAGACGCCTGTGCCGGTGCTGGGCGTGCCGGTGCCCAGCCGCCACCTGCAGGGCGTTGATTCGCTGCACAGCATCGTGCAGATGCCCAAGGGCGTTCCGGTAGCCACCTTTGCCATTGGCGCGGCGGGCGCGGCCAACGCCGCGCTGTTTGCCGTGGCCATGCTGGCCAACCACAATCCGGCGCTGCGCGAGCAGCTGCGCGTCTTTCGCAAGGCGCAGACCGAGGCAGCGCGCGCCATGCGGCTGCCGCCCGAATGA
- the dapB gene encoding 4-hydroxy-tetrahydrodipicolinate reductase, which translates to MGRMLIEAIRDSDDCVLAGALDVSVSPGIGSDATAFLGYASGVPITADLDLGLATADVLIDFTRPEGTLAHLKACARHGVQAVVGTTGFSDAQKAEIAGHAERIAIVMAPNMSVGVNVTLKLLDMAARALSTGYDIEVIEAHHRHKVDAPSGTALKMGEVLANALGRDLKGCAVYAREGVTGERDPSSIGFATIRGGDIVGDHTVLFAGTGERIEITHKSASRTTYAQGSLRAVRFLRGRTAGMFDMFDVLGLR; encoded by the coding sequence ATGGGACGCATGCTGATCGAAGCCATCCGCGACAGCGACGACTGCGTGTTGGCCGGCGCCCTCGATGTGTCGGTGAGTCCAGGCATTGGTTCCGACGCCACCGCGTTTCTGGGCTACGCCAGCGGCGTGCCGATCACTGCAGACCTCGACCTCGGCCTGGCTACCGCCGATGTGCTCATCGACTTCACCCGCCCAGAGGGAACGCTGGCCCATCTCAAGGCTTGCGCTCGCCACGGCGTGCAGGCCGTGGTAGGCACCACCGGGTTTTCCGACGCGCAGAAGGCGGAAATCGCCGGGCATGCCGAACGCATTGCCATCGTGATGGCGCCCAACATGAGCGTGGGCGTCAACGTCACCCTCAAGCTGCTGGACATGGCGGCGCGTGCGCTGTCCACCGGCTACGACATCGAAGTGATCGAGGCGCACCACCGCCACAAGGTCGATGCCCCATCGGGCACGGCACTGAAAATGGGCGAAGTGCTGGCCAACGCGCTCGGGCGCGACCTGAAAGGCTGCGCCGTGTATGCGCGAGAGGGCGTGACGGGCGAGCGCGACCCCTCGTCCATCGGTTTTGCCACCATTCGCGGCGGCGATATCGTGGGCGACCACACGGTGCTTTTTGCGGGGACCGGCGAGCGCATCGAAATCACGCACAAATCGGCCAGCCGCACCACCTACGCGCAGGGCAGCCTGCGCGCAGTGCGCTTTCTGCGCGGGCGCACCGCAGGCATGTTCGATATGTTCGATGTGCTTGGACTGCGCTGA
- a CDS encoding tetratricopeptide repeat protein codes for MIDVTLVNFEAEVITASLRVPVLVDVWAEWCGPCKQLGPQLELLETEYAGRFVLAKLDADKVPEIAGQLSQMFGTRSIPLCVLFVQGQPVDGFVGALPPAQLRAFLDKHVPSEASLEAEAEVDEAHALLDAGDTQAALVKMADALAADPANDDARFDYVRLLIGTGAYEEAQALLHEPLARIPRPLRFEALSHWLGALQFVQQDDRGNWPLEQFDALIAQNKRDFDTRFAKARVLMAEGQWTASMDELLEIIMRDKAWDDGAARKTFVAILELLTPPKPKADAGVPGKSAGGIELMGKAGAQEDEATTLLNSYRRKLSMALN; via the coding sequence ATGATCGATGTAACCCTAGTCAATTTTGAAGCCGAAGTCATCACCGCCTCGCTCCGTGTCCCGGTGTTGGTGGACGTCTGGGCCGAGTGGTGCGGTCCCTGCAAACAGCTCGGGCCGCAGCTGGAGCTGCTGGAGACCGAATACGCCGGCCGCTTTGTTTTGGCCAAGCTCGACGCCGACAAGGTGCCCGAGATTGCGGGCCAGTTGTCGCAAATGTTCGGCACGCGCAGCATTCCGCTGTGCGTTTTGTTCGTGCAGGGCCAGCCGGTGGACGGTTTTGTCGGCGCACTGCCGCCCGCGCAACTGCGCGCCTTTCTCGACAAGCACGTCCCATCCGAGGCTTCGCTCGAAGCCGAGGCCGAAGTCGATGAGGCCCATGCATTGCTCGACGCGGGCGACACCCAGGCGGCACTGGTCAAGATGGCGGACGCCCTGGCGGCAGACCCCGCCAACGACGACGCCCGTTTTGACTACGTGCGCCTGTTGATCGGCACTGGCGCCTATGAAGAAGCACAGGCGCTTTTGCATGAGCCGCTGGCGCGCATTCCGCGTCCGCTGCGTTTTGAGGCCCTGTCCCACTGGCTGGGCGCCCTGCAGTTTGTGCAGCAGGACGATCGCGGCAACTGGCCCCTGGAGCAGTTCGACGCGCTGATTGCGCAGAACAAGCGCGATTTCGACACCCGCTTTGCCAAGGCGCGCGTGCTGATGGCCGAGGGGCAATGGACCGCCTCCATGGACGAGTTGCTGGAGATCATCATGCGCGACAAGGCTTGGGACGATGGCGCGGCGCGCAAGACGTTTGTCGCCATCCTGGAGCTGCTCACGCCCCCGAAGCCCAAGGCAGACGCCGGCGTTCCTGGCAAGAGCGCTGGCGGCATCGAGCTGATGGGCAAGGCGGGTGCGCAGGAAGACGAAGCCACCACGCTGCTGAACAGCTACCGGCGCAAGCTCAGCATGGCGCTGAACTGA